From Lonchura striata isolate bLonStr1 chromosome 3, bLonStr1.mat, whole genome shotgun sequence, one genomic window encodes:
- the FERMT1 gene encoding fermitin family homolog 1 isoform X2 → MVSSTEYGSHTWDLLLTVDHQHEGVEKEIPLQVTGDLHVGGLMLKLVEKIKIAQDWSDYAFWWEQKNCWLLKTHWTLDKCGVQADAKLIFTTQHKMLRLRLPNMKTVRLKVSFSSMVFRAVSDICKMLNIRRSEELSLLKQSEGTLKKKKKKDKNSKEPATEDILNLCNTPVSSGLPANPGLYSKTMTPIYDPVSGSPASSTITWFSDGSSAEQNCSILALSHPTCSPEMLAEMYQPRTLADKAKLNAGWLDSSRSLMEQGVLEEDQLLLRFKYYTFFDLNPKYDAVRINQIYEQARWAILLEEIDCTEEEMLIFAALQYHVSKLSLSSETQDSTCESEVDEVEAALSNLEVTLEGGNKSNILEDITDIPKLADNLKLVRPKKLALKAIKTYWFVFRDTSISYFKNKESAQGEPIEKLNLKGCEVVPDVNVAAKKFGIKLLIPVADGMNEVYLRCDNEDQYARWMAACVLASKGRTMADSSYQPEVQKILSFLQMKNWTMCSQAASEPENVDMKPECFVSPRYTKKFKSKQLTARILEAHQNVSQMSLVEAKLRFIQAWQSLPEFGLSYYIVRFQTVPRSYLRELCLFGARILPEFHAPKWSLILLDLLPQVQIFCAFCYH, encoded by the exons ATGGTTTCCTCAACTGAATATGGGTCACACACCTGGGACCTCTTACTGACAGTTGATCATCAACATGAAGGTGTAGAAAAGGAAATTCCACTACAGGTCACAGGGGACCTTCATGTTGGAGGACTGATGCTGAAATTAGTAGAAAAAATCA AAATAGCACAAGATTGGTCAGACTATGCTTTTTGGTGGGAACAAAAAAATTGTTGGCTTCTGAAAACCCACTGGACACTGGATAAATGTGGGGTGCAAGCAGATGCTAAGCTGATATTTACTACTCAGCACAAAATGCTGCGGCTTCGCTTGCCAAACATGAAGACTGTGAGACTGAAAGTCAGCTTCTCTTCCATGGTGTTTAGAGCTGTCAGTGACATCTGCAAAATGCTCA ATATCAGGCGGTCAGAAGAACTCTCTTTGTTGAAGCAATCAGAAGGCacactcaaaaagaaaaagaaaaaagacaagaacAGCAAAGAACCAGCTACAGAAGATATCTTAAACCTGTGCAACACTCCTGTGAGTTCTGGATTACCAG CCAATCCAGGTTTATACAGCAAGACCATGACACCTATTTATGATCCTGTCAGTGGGTCACCAGCTTCTTCCACAATTACATGGTTCAGTGATGGTTCCTCGGCTGAGCAGAATTGCAGCATCCTGGCCCTCAGTCATCCCACCTGTTCCCCGGAGATGCTGGCAGAGATGTACCAGCCACGGACTTTGGCTGACAAAGCCAAGCTCAATGCAGG CTGGCTGGATTCATCTCGATCACTTATGGAACAGGGTGTTCTGGAGGAAGATCAACTTCTTCTACGCTTTAAATATTACACTTTCTTTGATTTGAATCCAAAA TATGATGCAGTGCGCATCAACCAAATATACGAGCAGGCCCGCTGGGCCATCCTGCTGGAGGAGATTGATTGCACCGAGGAGGAAATGCTCATCTTCGCCGCGCTGCAG tACCACGTAAGCAAGTTATCATTATCATCAGAGACACAAGATTCCACCTGTGAATCGGAAGTGGATGAAGTAGAAGCCGCCCTTTCCAATCTGGAAGTGACACTGGAAGGTGGaaataaaagcaacattttG GAGGACATCACAGACATCCCAAAACTTGCTGATAATCTCAAGCTAGTTAG gcCCAAGAAGCTGGCACTCAAAGCTATCAAGACATATTGGTTTGTCTTCAGAGACACTTCaatatcttattttaaaaacaaagaatctGCACAGGGAGAACCTATTGAGAAACTAAACCTGAAAG GATGTGAAGTTGTACCAGATGTAAATGTTGCAGCGAAGAAGTTTGGAATCAAATTACTAATTCCTGTTGCAGATGGCATGAATGAAGTATATTTAAGATGTGATAAC GAGGATCAGTACGCTCGGTGGATGGCTGCTTGTGTTTTAGCCTCCAAGGGCAGAACAATGGCTGACAGCTCCTACCAGCCCGAGGTCCAAAAgatcctgtccttcctccagATGAAGAACTGGACCATGTGTTCCCAGGCTGCCTCTGAGCCAGAGAATGTAGATATGAAACCCGAATGCTTCGTCTCACCACGCTATACCAAAAAATTCAAGTCCAAGCAG CTGACTGCCCGTATTCTGGAAGCCCACCAAAATGTATCCCAGATGTCCCTGGTGGAGGCCAAGCTGCGTTTTATCCAAGCCTGGCAGTCCCTCCCTGAGTTTGGTTTATCCTACTACATTGTAAG GTTCCAGACTGTGCCTAGGAGTTACTTGAGAGAGCTCTGCTTGTTTGGAGCCAGAATTCTCCCTGAATTCCATGCCCCAAAATGGTCCCTGATCCTGTTGGATTTACTACCACAGGTACAGATTTTTTGCGCTTTCTGTTACCATTAA
- the FERMT1 gene encoding fermitin family homolog 1 isoform X1, producing the protein MVSSTEYGSHTWDLLLTVDHQHEGVEKEIPLQVTGDLHVGGLMLKLVEKIKIAQDWSDYAFWWEQKNCWLLKTHWTLDKCGVQADAKLIFTTQHKMLRLRLPNMKTVRLKVSFSSMVFRAVSDICKMLNIRRSEELSLLKQSEGTLKKKKKKDKNSKEPATEDILNLCNTPVSSGLPANPGLYSKTMTPIYDPVSGSPASSTITWFSDGSSAEQNCSILALSHPTCSPEMLAEMYQPRTLADKAKLNAGWLDSSRSLMEQGVLEEDQLLLRFKYYTFFDLNPKYDAVRINQIYEQARWAILLEEIDCTEEEMLIFAALQYHVSKLSLSSETQDSTCESEVDEVEAALSNLEVTLEGGNKSNILEDITDIPKLADNLKLVRPKKLALKAIKTYWFVFRDTSISYFKNKESAQGEPIEKLNLKGCEVVPDVNVAAKKFGIKLLIPVADGMNEVYLRCDNEDQYARWMAACVLASKGRTMADSSYQPEVQKILSFLQMKNWTMCSQAASEPENVDMKPECFVSPRYTKKFKSKQLTARILEAHQNVSQMSLVEAKLRFIQAWQSLPEFGLSYYIVRFKGSKKDDVLGVSYNRLIRIDLATGDPITTWRFSNMKQWNVNWEIRQVAIEFDQNVSIAFTCLSADCKIIHEYIGGYIFLSTRSKDHNETLDEELFHKLTGGQE; encoded by the exons ATGGTTTCCTCAACTGAATATGGGTCACACACCTGGGACCTCTTACTGACAGTTGATCATCAACATGAAGGTGTAGAAAAGGAAATTCCACTACAGGTCACAGGGGACCTTCATGTTGGAGGACTGATGCTGAAATTAGTAGAAAAAATCA AAATAGCACAAGATTGGTCAGACTATGCTTTTTGGTGGGAACAAAAAAATTGTTGGCTTCTGAAAACCCACTGGACACTGGATAAATGTGGGGTGCAAGCAGATGCTAAGCTGATATTTACTACTCAGCACAAAATGCTGCGGCTTCGCTTGCCAAACATGAAGACTGTGAGACTGAAAGTCAGCTTCTCTTCCATGGTGTTTAGAGCTGTCAGTGACATCTGCAAAATGCTCA ATATCAGGCGGTCAGAAGAACTCTCTTTGTTGAAGCAATCAGAAGGCacactcaaaaagaaaaagaaaaaagacaagaacAGCAAAGAACCAGCTACAGAAGATATCTTAAACCTGTGCAACACTCCTGTGAGTTCTGGATTACCAG CCAATCCAGGTTTATACAGCAAGACCATGACACCTATTTATGATCCTGTCAGTGGGTCACCAGCTTCTTCCACAATTACATGGTTCAGTGATGGTTCCTCGGCTGAGCAGAATTGCAGCATCCTGGCCCTCAGTCATCCCACCTGTTCCCCGGAGATGCTGGCAGAGATGTACCAGCCACGGACTTTGGCTGACAAAGCCAAGCTCAATGCAGG CTGGCTGGATTCATCTCGATCACTTATGGAACAGGGTGTTCTGGAGGAAGATCAACTTCTTCTACGCTTTAAATATTACACTTTCTTTGATTTGAATCCAAAA TATGATGCAGTGCGCATCAACCAAATATACGAGCAGGCCCGCTGGGCCATCCTGCTGGAGGAGATTGATTGCACCGAGGAGGAAATGCTCATCTTCGCCGCGCTGCAG tACCACGTAAGCAAGTTATCATTATCATCAGAGACACAAGATTCCACCTGTGAATCGGAAGTGGATGAAGTAGAAGCCGCCCTTTCCAATCTGGAAGTGACACTGGAAGGTGGaaataaaagcaacattttG GAGGACATCACAGACATCCCAAAACTTGCTGATAATCTCAAGCTAGTTAG gcCCAAGAAGCTGGCACTCAAAGCTATCAAGACATATTGGTTTGTCTTCAGAGACACTTCaatatcttattttaaaaacaaagaatctGCACAGGGAGAACCTATTGAGAAACTAAACCTGAAAG GATGTGAAGTTGTACCAGATGTAAATGTTGCAGCGAAGAAGTTTGGAATCAAATTACTAATTCCTGTTGCAGATGGCATGAATGAAGTATATTTAAGATGTGATAAC GAGGATCAGTACGCTCGGTGGATGGCTGCTTGTGTTTTAGCCTCCAAGGGCAGAACAATGGCTGACAGCTCCTACCAGCCCGAGGTCCAAAAgatcctgtccttcctccagATGAAGAACTGGACCATGTGTTCCCAGGCTGCCTCTGAGCCAGAGAATGTAGATATGAAACCCGAATGCTTCGTCTCACCACGCTATACCAAAAAATTCAAGTCCAAGCAG CTGACTGCCCGTATTCTGGAAGCCCACCAAAATGTATCCCAGATGTCCCTGGTGGAGGCCAAGCTGCGTTTTATCCAAGCCTGGCAGTCCCTCCCTGAGTTTGGTTTATCCTACTACATTGTAAG GTTTAAAGGAAGCAAGAAGGATGATGTGCTTGGAGTGTCCTATAACAGGCTGATACGGATAGATCTGGCCACAGGAGATCCTATCACAACATGGAGGTTCTCCAACATGAAGCAGTGGAATGTGAACTGGGAAATCCGCCAG GTTGCCATCGAGTTTGACCAGAATGTGTCCATTGCTTTCACATGCCTGAGTGCAGACTGCAAAATCATCCATGAGTATATTGGGGGCTACATCTTCTTGTCAACACGTTCCAAGGACCACAATGAAACGCTGGATGAAGAACTCTTCCACAAATTAACTGGAGGTCAGGAATGA